Genomic window (Verrucomicrobiia bacterium):
CGCCGATCGCGAAGTACATCGCCCCGTCGCCCGGATGCACGACCAGGTCGGTGAGCGGCAGCGGCCGCCCGCTAAGGAACTCCTCTCCGGTCGCCCGGTAGGCCGCGCCCTCGGGCGTCAAGTGCACCGCGTACAGGGTTCCGTAGGTCCAGTCCGCCGCATAGATCGCATGCTGGTATCGCGCCGGGAACTTCGCGCCGATCCCGGATTCCACCCCGGTCGGGCTGCCCGGCCCGATGTCCAGGATGCCGGGAAGGCTGTCCGGATAATAGACCGGCCATTTCCCGGAACCCGATCGCCATCCCATGTCGCTCCCGCTGGTCGCCAGGTTGATCCGCGTCGGACGGTACCACGGCGTTCCCGCATCCCATTCCATGTCCGAATCGAAGGTGAAGATGTCGCCCAGGGCATTGAACGCCATGTCGTAGGAATTGCGGTACCCGTAGCTGATCAGCTCGAAGACCCGTCCGTCGGGATCGGTCTTCGCGATGTACCCGCCCGGCGCCAGGATGCCGCGCGCATGCCCGTTGGCGTCCCACATCCGGGGAATGATGTGATCCTCATCCCAGCGCCGCGGGGCCCGCGACCGTTCCATGCCTTCCGGCAGCTTGGTGTGGTTGCCATTGACCACGTACAGCGACTGCCGGTCCGGGGACAGCACAATGGCGTGGGTCCCGTGCTCGCCCCCGCCCTCGATCCGCCGCAGCAGGGTCTCTTCGTCGAACTGGTCGTCGCCGTCGGTGTCCCGCAACCGCCACAGCCCCTGGCGTCCCCCCTGCTCGTTCACCATCACATACAGACTGTCGAAGGCGTAGAGCAGTCCGTGCGCCCCGCCGACCCGGTTGCCCAGCCGCTCGACCTGCGCTTCGCGGCCCGACCCGATGGGCGGCACGGTGATGCGAAAGAGCCCGCCGTACTGGTCGCAGGCGATGAGGCGCCCCCGCGGATCGACCGTGAGGCTCACCCACGAACCCTCCTCCAACCGCGACACCACATGCAGCAGTTCCACGCGGAATCCGGGGAGCGTCTGGATGTCCTCCGGCTGCGCCACCAGCGACCGGCTCGGGGTCAATCCGACCGGATCGCCCCACGGCGCTTCGCCGTACCGCGCCAGGACACGCGCCGGACGCCAGTCGTCCCGGCCGGGCAGGGTCGCCTCCCAGCTCGCGTCGCTTTCGATCGTTACCTGCTCCCCGTCCGCCGTCCGGTACCGCAACCGCGCGAGAAAGCCGGCCGGACCGCCTTCGTTGCGCGCCTCGGCCAGCAGTTCATTCCGACCGGGGCGGAGGCGGCGGGTGACATTCGCCTGGGAGGGCGTGTTCCAGTCGCTGTTCCGGACCACCACTTCACCGTTGAGCGACACCACCGCTGCATTGTCGCAGGTCACCACCAGCAGGGCGTCGCGTGCGCCTTGCGGCACCTCGAAGGATCGCCGCAACACCGCCGCATCCTCGGAACCCTCATGCGGCGCCCAGATCCACGACCACTGCGCCTGGGCCGCACCCCCGAGGAACAGGGCGAGCATCCAGGCCGACCACCGCCGAAATCGATGTGAGGGGAATTGCATGAATCACGAAAGCTGAACCCGCCCCGCCCCCCTTTGGCAAGCCGCTCCCGCGTTCAGCCCGGTTCCTCGTTCATGCGCCGCTTGAGCAGGGCGACCACGGCCCCATCGTCATCCCCAGCATCCCGCACGGCCCGCAGAAACTCCGCCAATCCGACGCCCACCGACGCCAGGAAAGGCCGGTCACCCCCACAGCCATACATCAGTTGCGGCGGCAGTTCGCCCCGCAGCTTGGCCCGGGCCTTGGCCAGGATCCGCGGCAGCCAGCGGATCCCTGCCAGTTCTTCGTTGCCGGAAGGAAACTCCGAGGGCGACTTCACCCGGCCCGGCTTTCGTCCCGCCTGCCGTTCGAGGAAGTACTCGCGCCGGATCGACGTCACCTCCAGGACCTCCTCGAACGACGGTTCCTTCGACCAGCACCAGTCCTCGACGAAATCGTACAGCTCCTGCGGCGTGCACCCGAGGGTCGCCAGGAACGCCTGCTCCTCCGCCCCGAAACACTCCTCAGGCGTCCGCCCGCCGTCCGCATCGAAGATCTGCACGGCCCGGTCGTACACCTCGCGAAAACGTTGTTCCCAATCTCGTTCCGACATGACCGGACCCTAGCAGCCTTCCAGGTCCCGAGTCCAATCCGCCCGCCCACGCGGAGCGTCCCGGCGTTGTGGGTGAGGAGGCAGCGAATCGGAGGGACGGGCTCCGCGAGGTCGT
Coding sequences:
- a CDS encoding DUF5069 domain-containing protein, translated to MSERDWEQRFREVYDRAVQIFDADGGRTPEECFGAEEQAFLATLGCTPQELYDFVEDWCWSKEPSFEEVLEVTSIRREYFLERQAGRKPGRVKSPSEFPSGNEELAGIRWLPRILAKARAKLRGELPPQLMYGCGGDRPFLASVGVGLAEFLRAVRDAGDDDGAVVALLKRRMNEEPG
- a CDS encoding c-type cytochrome; its protein translation is MQFPSHRFRRWSAWMLALFLGGAAQAQWSWIWAPHEGSEDAAVLRRSFEVPQGARDALLVVTCDNAAVVSLNGEVVVRNSDWNTPSQANVTRRLRPGRNELLAEARNEGGPAGFLARLRYRTADGEQVTIESDASWEATLPGRDDWRPARVLARYGEAPWGDPVGLTPSRSLVAQPEDIQTLPGFRVELLHVVSRLEEGSWVSLTVDPRGRLIACDQYGGLFRITVPPIGSGREAQVERLGNRVGGAHGLLYAFDSLYVMVNEQGGRQGLWRLRDTDGDDQFDEETLLRRIEGGGEHGTHAIVLSPDRQSLYVVNGNHTKLPEGMERSRAPRRWDEDHIIPRMWDANGHARGILAPGGYIAKTDPDGRVFELISYGYRNSYDMAFNALGDIFTFDSDMEWDAGTPWYRPTRINLATSGSDMGWRSGSGKWPVYYPDSLPGILDIGPGSPTGVESGIGAKFPARYQHAIYAADWTYGTLYAVHLTPEGAAYRATGEEFLSGRPLPLTDLVVHPGDGAMYFAIGGRRTQSALYRVFYDGPESVAPAPGPNATPEHTLRRRLEALHEEGVGEEAIAAAWPHLAHGDRWVRYAARVAVERQPVESWAGRVLSENRPWAVIEGAVALARTGEARYRDALLTRLNGLSVERLDEAARLALIRACQLTLIRMGMPEGPMKAQTVARLDAQFPAATAALNQELAATLIALDAPTAVAKTLQLMGTARDEDMDYGSRELLARNVGYAAAFNQAATSRPNLQQIGYAYALRVATTGWTPALRRAYFGWFPRTAPWQGGNSFRGFIENFRKEALANVPDAAERNALDELSSRRDPDPLAQDFPPPKGPGRDYTVEDVLEFATGRLRGRDFEDGRRLYHATACASCHLFQGTGGGVGPDLTGSGARYTLRDLVENIIDPSKVISDQYGSEQIETMDGEILIGRAYEEGGRLYVVYDPRNPDEKESVPLDQVKRRSEYPVSLMPAGLINSMNEEEVLNLIAYLQSGGDAGHEMFRK